One genomic segment of Papaver somniferum cultivar HN1 unplaced genomic scaffold, ASM357369v1 unplaced-scaffold_6, whole genome shotgun sequence includes these proteins:
- the LOC113343442 gene encoding uncharacterized protein LOC113343442 isoform X2 has protein sequence MAERKGSALLLFWAIALSLGAFGFSIAAEHRRSTGSILMDEKTGGWYCVYKSDIATSYGVGASLFLLASESLIMAITKCMCFGKPLAPGSSRTWSIMYFTCSWMTFLVAEALIIVGATKNAYHTKYRSVIYAQDWTCETLRKGI, from the exons ATGGCGGAAAGAAAGGGTTCAGCCCTACTTCTTTTTTGGGCGATTGCACTTAGCTTGGGGGCCTTTGGGTTTTCAATTGCTGCAGAACATAGAAGGAGTACAGGTTCAATTCTTATGGATGAAAAGACGGGCGGATGGTACTGCGTTTATAAGTCAGATATAGCAACTAGTTACGGGGTTGGTGCATCTTTGTTTCTGTTAGCAAGTGAATCACTAATTATGGCAATTACTAAGTGTATGTGTTTCGGGAAACCTTTAGCACCTGGGAGTAGTCGAACTTGGTCGATTATGTATTTTACATGTTCGTGGATGACTTTTTTGGTTGCGGAGGCATTGATTATTGTTGGGGCAACGAAGAATGCTTATCATACTAAGTATAGGTCGGTGATTTATGCGCAGGATTGGACTTGTGAAACGTTACGCAAAG GTATTTAA
- the LOC113343442 gene encoding uncharacterized protein LOC113343442 isoform X1, giving the protein MAERKGSALLLFWAIALSLGAFGFSIAAEHRRSTGSILMDEKTGGWYCVYKSDIATSYGVGASLFLLASESLIMAITKCMCFGKPLAPGSSRTWSIMYFTCSWMTFLVAEALIIVGATKNAYHTKYRSVIYAQDWTCETLRKGVFIAGAVFVIVTMILNVFFCMYFVKATTQITQTTENPTVEMTTNP; this is encoded by the coding sequence ATGGCGGAAAGAAAGGGTTCAGCCCTACTTCTTTTTTGGGCGATTGCACTTAGCTTGGGGGCCTTTGGGTTTTCAATTGCTGCAGAACATAGAAGGAGTACAGGTTCAATTCTTATGGATGAAAAGACGGGCGGATGGTACTGCGTTTATAAGTCAGATATAGCAACTAGTTACGGGGTTGGTGCATCTTTGTTTCTGTTAGCAAGTGAATCACTAATTATGGCAATTACTAAGTGTATGTGTTTCGGGAAACCTTTAGCACCTGGGAGTAGTCGAACTTGGTCGATTATGTATTTTACATGTTCGTGGATGACTTTTTTGGTTGCGGAGGCATTGATTATTGTTGGGGCAACGAAGAATGCTTATCATACTAAGTATAGGTCGGTGATTTATGCGCAGGATTGGACTTGTGAAACGTTACGCAAAGGTGTGTTCATTGCTGGAGCTGTGTTTGTCATTGTTACAATGATTCTTAATGTGTTTTTTTGTATGTACTTTGTGAAGGCTACAACTCAGATTACTCAGACAACTGAAAACCCGACTGTTGAAATGACTACTAACCCATAG